One genomic region from Chloroherpetonaceae bacterium encodes:
- a CDS encoding trypsin-like peptidase domain-containing protein: protein MKSHQFSVSRLPLTFVSNESQSEPMSSLKALETLQEKNDKHDDQLLDAYSFAVSSAAERVSPSVVKIETSRSFPTRLEKARATSGSGSGFIFTPDGFILTNSHVVNGAKEIVVTLLDGRTATATLIGNDEHTDLAVLQISTSGLNIAALGDSSKVKVGHLAIAIGNPYGFQYSVTAGVISALGRSLRSNTGRLIDHVIQTDAALNPGNSGGPLVDSKGRVIGVNTAVILPAQGICFAIAIDTAKRVASDILQYGKVRRGYIGIAGQTIRLPKPVIRAHQLVSDTGVMVASIEKNSPAERAGIEEGDIIVAYGEELISSIDDLHRLLTKERIGNSGELIIIRSPQKTIVPIIPEERVS, encoded by the coding sequence ATGAAATCACATCAATTTTCTGTCTCTCGGCTTCCTTTGACTTTTGTTTCGAACGAATCTCAAAGTGAACCGATGTCATCATTGAAGGCTTTGGAAACACTCCAAGAAAAAAATGATAAACACGATGATCAATTACTTGATGCCTATTCATTTGCTGTTTCAAGCGCCGCTGAAAGAGTTTCTCCTTCGGTTGTTAAAATTGAAACATCAAGAAGTTTTCCCACACGCCTAGAAAAAGCAAGAGCGACTTCAGGGAGTGGCTCTGGATTTATTTTTACACCGGATGGATTCATCCTTACAAATAGTCATGTTGTAAATGGTGCAAAAGAAATTGTGGTTACGCTTCTCGACGGCCGAACGGCCACGGCTACATTGATTGGTAATGATGAGCATACTGATTTAGCTGTGCTTCAAATTTCGACCTCTGGCTTGAATATTGCTGCATTAGGTGATTCCTCCAAAGTCAAAGTTGGGCATTTGGCAATTGCGATTGGAAATCCTTATGGATTTCAATATAGCGTAACAGCCGGTGTCATTAGCGCCTTGGGTCGATCGCTTCGATCAAATACAGGTCGATTAATCGATCATGTCATTCAAACCGATGCTGCTTTAAACCCCGGAAATTCTGGAGGGCCACTTGTGGATTCAAAAGGCAGAGTCATTGGGGTGAATACCGCCGTTATTCTTCCCGCACAAGGAATTTGCTTTGCGATTGCCATAGACACTGCGAAACGAGTCGCTAGCGATATTCTTCAATATGGAAAAGTACGGCGTGGCTACATCGGAATAGCAGGGCAAACTATTCGCCTTCCTAAGCCTGTGATTCGTGCCCACCAGTTGGTTTCAGATACGGGCGTAATGGTGGCCTCAATCGAAAAAAATAGCCCAGCAGAGCGCGCTGGAATTGAAGAAGGAGATATCATCGTCGCATATGGCGAAGAGTTAATTTCTTCTATTGATGATCTGCATCGCTTATTAACCAAAGAACGAATTGGAAATTCTGGTGAACTGATCATCATTCGCTCTCCGCAAAAGACGATTGTACCAATAATTCCTGAAGAGAGGGTTTCTTAA
- a CDS encoding fatty acid desaturase — MLNHLSLIEVSKPISETANEISKSFPKKHLNRTNLYFFIITPLIGILGTFIWANSEFFNWSTVILAIVLWKIAGMSITAGYHRLFSHRSYDAKRPIELFFIFSGAMAFEGSVLEWSADHRIHHRFQDKDEDPYAIKKGFWYAHLGWIFKKNWEMNPAIVPDLSKDAVIRFQHKYYIAVASFMSFVFPMLIASLWLDPIGGLIVAGALRLSINHHLTFFINSLCHYIGTRPYSDIITARDSWFTALLTHGEGYHNFHHEFPGDYRNGIRFYHFDPTKWVIYLMNLLGLATRLNRMSPEKILQRRVAVQEREILQALTQKSPALATYANETLAAARKRILDAGEKLSELREEYYALKAKKNEEIHFRLEELKHQLSEAQRDFQINVAMWKAMIQGFSKACSI; from the coding sequence ATGTTGAATCATTTGTCGTTAATCGAAGTAAGTAAACCCATTAGTGAAACTGCCAATGAAATTTCAAAGTCTTTCCCCAAAAAACACCTCAACCGTACAAACCTTTACTTCTTTATCATAACGCCACTTATTGGAATTTTAGGAACCTTCATTTGGGCGAATTCAGAGTTTTTTAACTGGTCAACGGTAATTCTTGCTATTGTACTCTGGAAGATAGCCGGGATGAGTATTACCGCCGGCTATCATCGACTCTTTTCTCATCGCAGTTACGACGCAAAAAGACCGATAGAATTATTTTTTATTTTCTCGGGCGCAATGGCGTTTGAGGGCTCCGTTTTGGAGTGGTCTGCAGATCACCGAATTCATCATCGATTTCAAGATAAAGATGAAGACCCCTATGCGATAAAAAAAGGTTTTTGGTACGCACACTTAGGGTGGATCTTTAAGAAAAATTGGGAAATGAATCCCGCCATTGTACCTGATCTTTCCAAAGACGCAGTAATCCGTTTTCAACATAAATATTACATCGCGGTTGCGTCATTTATGAGTTTTGTTTTTCCAATGCTAATTGCTTCACTATGGCTTGATCCGATTGGAGGACTTATTGTCGCGGGGGCATTAAGATTAAGCATTAACCATCATCTTACTTTTTTTATCAATTCTCTTTGCCATTATATCGGCACCCGACCTTATTCAGACATAATTACTGCGCGCGACAGTTGGTTTACCGCCCTGCTCACTCACGGTGAAGGTTACCATAACTTTCATCATGAATTTCCGGGTGACTATCGAAATGGGATTCGCTTTTATCACTTTGACCCCACAAAATGGGTGATTTACTTGATGAACTTACTTGGTTTAGCTACACGATTAAATCGTATGAGTCCCGAAAAGATTTTGCAACGCCGAGTGGCTGTTCAAGAACGCGAAATTCTTCAGGCACTTACACAAAAATCTCCCGCTCTCGCCACATATGCCAATGAAACGCTTGCCGCTGCACGAAAAAGAATTCTAGATGCAGGAGAAAAACTCTCAGAGCTTCGAGAAGAATATTATGCACTAAAGGCTAAGAAAAATGAAGAAATTCATTTTAGGCTTGAAGAACTCAAACATCAACTTTCCGAGGCGCAGCGAGACTTTCAAATCAATGTTGCAATGTGGAAGGCAATGATTCAAGGCTTTTCAAAAGCTTGTAGCATTTAA
- a CDS encoding DUF5723 family protein, translated as MIDKVALKVMFVLKKMYRKLKIRFKQDQSVSTAFLFLLIVSISNSISAQTVIGKYAGEFLTLGVGARSLGMGGAVSASISDVTAGYWNPAGLASMNYPQAAAMHSQSFGSVVQYDYLAAALPLQENHTIGFSLLRLSVSDIPDTRAAWDDSRGQPLANPENFISRFNAADYAFFISFASKTPYQLSYGANAKLILRNVGSIASAWGIGFDVGVQYVVSDNFAIGASIQDVTTTFLSWSLSEEEKSKPNAQSLRNELIAPTAKIGGSFVAPFWEGRFLCSIDSDFRFEGRKSTADFYIGNISSNIRLGGEYTYKNSVSIRAGWDDLRRLTLGAGIKLSQVNIDYGFAKFDGNDQLGNSHRISLQIQLEQENLRREGYTPAEQ; from the coding sequence TTGATCGATAAAGTTGCACTTAAGGTGATGTTCGTTCTAAAGAAAATGTATAGAAAATTGAAAATTCGTTTCAAACAAGATCAATCGGTGAGCACCGCTTTTCTTTTTTTACTCATCGTTTCAATTTCTAATTCGATTTCCGCACAAACCGTAATCGGGAAATACGCCGGTGAATTTTTAACCTTAGGGGTTGGTGCTCGTTCACTTGGAATGGGTGGAGCTGTTTCAGCCTCTATTTCAGATGTTACTGCTGGGTATTGGAATCCAGCCGGTCTTGCATCAATGAATTACCCTCAAGCGGCTGCGATGCACTCACAAAGTTTTGGAAGTGTCGTCCAGTACGATTATCTCGCAGCCGCATTGCCTCTTCAAGAAAATCATACGATTGGGTTTAGCTTACTTCGGTTAAGTGTTTCAGATATTCCGGATACCCGTGCTGCTTGGGATGATTCTCGCGGTCAACCCTTAGCGAATCCCGAAAATTTTATCAGCCGTTTCAATGCAGCTGATTATGCATTTTTTATTTCATTTGCTTCAAAAACACCCTATCAACTTTCGTACGGAGCGAATGCAAAACTAATTTTGAGAAATGTGGGAAGTATTGCTTCTGCGTGGGGAATCGGTTTCGATGTGGGGGTACAGTATGTTGTCAGTGATAACTTTGCGATCGGCGCTTCAATTCAAGATGTAACCACAACGTTCCTTTCGTGGAGCTTAAGTGAAGAAGAAAAAAGTAAGCCCAACGCGCAATCATTAAGAAATGAATTGATTGCACCAACTGCTAAAATCGGGGGGAGTTTTGTCGCCCCTTTTTGGGAAGGAAGGTTTCTTTGTTCAATTGATTCCGATTTTCGGTTTGAGGGAAGAAAAAGCACTGCTGATTTTTACATTGGAAACATCAGTTCTAACATTCGATTGGGCGGAGAATACACATACAAAAATTCTGTTTCGATACGCGCCGGATGGGACGATTTGCGCCGTCTGACACTTGGCGCAGGAATTAAACTTTCGCAAGTTAATATCGATTATGGTTTTGCAAAGTTTGATGGGAACGATCAATTAGGTAATTCCCACCGGATTTCGCTACAAATTCAATTGGAGCAAGAGAATCTTCGTCGTGAGGGATATACTCCGGCAGAGCAATAA
- a CDS encoding gas vesicle protein, whose translation MADNIVHNTNASTLGDILERVLDKGVVIAGDIKVNLADVELLNIKIRLVVCSVDKAVQLGINWWQSDPYLSAEAAKKIQNDENTQLKRKVEELQKQLSAKPTEMKRRP comes from the coding sequence ATGGCAGATAATATTGTTCACAATACCAATGCTTCAACGTTAGGCGATATTCTTGAAAGAGTCTTGGATAAGGGCGTTGTAATAGCAGGTGATATCAAAGTGAATTTGGCAGATGTAGAACTGCTTAACATCAAAATAAGGTTGGTTGTTTGTTCTGTTGATAAAGCCGTGCAGCTCGGAATAAATTGGTGGCAAAGCGATCCTTATCTTTCAGCCGAAGCGGCCAAAAAAATACAAAATGATGAAAACACACAGCTAAAACGCAAAGTAGAAGAATTACAAAAACAGCTTTCTGCAAAACCTACAGAGATGAAGAGGAGACCATAA
- the gvpN gene encoding gas vesicle protein GvpN, which yields MNEDIRTIEAKPLPDFVETKYVKEVTYRAMTYIEAGFPIHLRGASGTGKTTLAMHLASKLGRPIMMMHGDSEYKTTDLIGGDFGYHSRKVVDRFQSRVLKVEEDLSKRWVDSRLTLACKYGFTLLYDEFTRSRPEANNVLLSVLQEKVLDMPNGRSGEDNLLKVHPTFTAVFTSNPEEYAGVHKTPDALRDRMVTIDLEHFDYETEIAIVIAKSGCSSEDAEEIVGIVRQLRDSGRCEFAPTVRAAIMISKTLSVQRTKVFQPPDFFLKICQDILSSETSRIGSKTNQDEIKQIVRRLVERTALHRDSQNGKLNNLGAKSNFDNLHNNLILLRQNDKRASGN from the coding sequence ATGAACGAGGATATCAGAACGATTGAGGCTAAACCCCTCCCCGATTTTGTTGAAACCAAGTATGTCAAGGAAGTGACCTATCGCGCGATGACATATATCGAAGCGGGCTTTCCCATTCATCTCCGAGGCGCATCGGGAACAGGTAAAACAACCCTTGCAATGCATTTGGCGAGCAAGCTTGGCCGACCAATTATGATGATGCACGGCGATTCAGAATACAAAACAACCGATCTTATCGGCGGTGATTTTGGATATCACAGCCGAAAAGTGGTGGATCGGTTTCAATCGCGTGTACTGAAAGTGGAAGAAGATTTGAGCAAACGGTGGGTCGATAGTCGCTTGACGCTTGCATGCAAATATGGGTTTACGCTGCTTTATGATGAATTCACGAGGTCACGTCCTGAGGCCAACAACGTTTTGCTTTCTGTACTCCAAGAAAAAGTGCTTGATATGCCAAACGGTCGATCAGGTGAAGACAATCTGCTCAAAGTACATCCCACATTTACTGCCGTTTTTACAAGCAATCCTGAAGAATATGCTGGGGTTCACAAAACACCAGATGCGCTCCGTGACCGGATGGTAACGATTGACCTTGAACATTTTGATTATGAAACCGAAATCGCGATTGTCATTGCTAAATCAGGATGTTCTTCTGAAGATGCCGAAGAAATTGTGGGAATCGTCCGTCAATTGCGAGATAGCGGGCGATGTGAATTTGCACCTACTGTTCGTGCTGCAATTATGATCTCTAAAACTTTATCGGTTCAAAGAACCAAAGTATTTCAACCGCCCGATTTTTTCTTAAAAATTTGTCAAGATATTTTATCGTCCGAAACAAGTCGTATCGGGTCGAAAACCAATCAAGATGAAATCAAGCAAATTGTTCGAAGGTTAGTTGAGCGAACCGCCCTGCATCGCGATTCCCAAAACGGGAAGCTAAATAATTTAGGAGCAAAGTCGAATTTTGATAATCTTCATAATAACTTAATTCTCTTGCGGCAAAATGATAAGCGGGCAAGCGGAAACTAA
- the gvpA gene encoding gas vesicle structural protein GvpA, which produces MAIEKSTSSSSLAEVVDRVLDKGIVVDAFVRVSLVGIELISIEARVVIASVETYLKYAEAIGLTSNAA; this is translated from the coding sequence ATGGCTATTGAAAAATCAACATCATCATCATCACTTGCTGAAGTTGTCGATCGCGTCCTCGATAAAGGGATTGTGGTGGACGCTTTTGTGAGAGTCTCCCTCGTCGGAATCGAACTCATTTCGATTGAAGCCCGAGTGGTTATTGCTTCCGTCGAAACATACTTAAAGTATGCTGAAGCAATTGGTCTCACATCAAACGCAGCTTAA
- a CDS encoding protochlorophyllide oxidoreductase, which yields MKAIILYDALSTGGSTDRIIDAIGERLVHYGFYVEKAKTPPFADYSFLEEFDLVLIGSPIYNLALSPGLSQTLDKSNLLQSMKGKDIATFLICGGPELTAAFLYMPQLTLRLFGLNIVAQKIFGLAEKNNPESPLKFADEIASKTIMLQKTS from the coding sequence ATGAAAGCAATTATTCTCTACGACGCCCTAAGTACCGGAGGGTCAACCGACCGAATTATTGACGCAATCGGCGAAAGGCTTGTGCATTACGGATTTTATGTTGAAAAAGCGAAAACACCCCCATTTGCAGACTATTCATTTCTTGAAGAATTTGATCTAGTACTTATCGGCTCACCGATTTATAATCTTGCCTTGTCACCGGGGCTCTCGCAAACCCTTGATAAAAGCAACTTACTTCAAAGTATGAAAGGAAAGGACATCGCAACCTTTCTTATTTGCGGAGGTCCGGAATTGACTGCTGCATTTTTATATATGCCGCAACTGACGCTGAGGCTTTTTGGACTCAATATCGTGGCTCAAAAGATTTTTGGTTTGGCGGAAAAGAATAACCCGGAAAGCCCTTTGAAGTTTGCTGATGAAATTGCAAGTAAGACGATTATGTTGCAAAAAACCTCATGA
- a CDS encoding phosphoglycerate kinase — MPKKSIKDLSVSGKRVLVRVDFNVPLDKNKKIEDDTRIRESLPTIKKIISDGGKAILMSHLGRPKGKTPEFSLEPVAQRLSELLGKPVAFAHDCIGDLASSAVSAMNNGDVLLLENVRFYKEEEANDANFASKLAALGEVYVNDAFGTAHRAHGSTEGVTKYLSTAVAGFLIEKELEYLGNATDKPKRPFVAILGGSKISGKIDVLENLLSKVDSVLVGGAMIFTFFKAQGYKVGKSLVEDDKLDLAKSIIEKAKSKGVAFYLPTDVVIADQFDASSNSKIVNIDAIEEGWMGLDIGPKTTETYRNVVLSAKTIVWNGPMGVFEIEKFATGTFAVAKALADATHSGAITIIGGGDSASAIVKAGLEKSVTHVSTGGGASLEFLEGKVLPGIAALNEME, encoded by the coding sequence ATGCCCAAAAAATCAATTAAAGACCTATCTGTATCAGGAAAGCGTGTTTTAGTTCGCGTTGATTTTAATGTTCCACTTGATAAGAACAAAAAAATTGAAGATGATACCCGCATTCGTGAATCGTTACCTACCATAAAAAAAATTATTTCCGACGGGGGTAAAGCCATCTTGATGTCGCATCTTGGTCGTCCAAAAGGCAAGACGCCAGAGTTTTCTTTGGAGCCCGTTGCTCAGAGGCTTTCGGAATTATTAGGAAAGCCGGTTGCTTTTGCTCACGATTGTATCGGTGACCTTGCATCCTCGGCTGTTTCTGCGATGAATAATGGCGATGTGCTTTTGCTTGAAAACGTTCGGTTTTATAAGGAAGAAGAGGCAAATGATGCTAATTTTGCTTCTAAGCTTGCTGCACTTGGCGAAGTGTATGTCAATGATGCTTTTGGCACGGCTCACCGTGCGCACGGCTCAACTGAAGGGGTTACGAAATACCTTTCGACTGCTGTTGCGGGTTTCTTAATTGAAAAGGAACTTGAATACTTAGGAAATGCTACGGATAAACCAAAGCGCCCATTTGTCGCAATTTTAGGTGGTTCAAAAATTTCCGGCAAAATCGACGTTCTTGAAAATCTTTTAAGTAAAGTTGATTCGGTTTTAGTTGGCGGCGCAATGATTTTCACTTTCTTTAAAGCGCAAGGCTATAAGGTAGGGAAATCGCTTGTCGAAGATGACAAGCTTGACCTTGCTAAATCAATTATAGAAAAGGCGAAGTCGAAGGGGGTTGCTTTTTACTTACCAACCGATGTGGTTATTGCGGATCAATTTGATGCATCATCAAATTCGAAGATTGTCAATATTGATGCTATAGAAGAAGGTTGGATGGGGCTTGATATTGGGCCTAAAACGACTGAAACCTACAGAAATGTTGTTCTTTCCGCAAAGACCATTGTTTGGAATGGGCCTATGGGCGTGTTTGAAATCGAGAAGTTTGCAACAGGTACATTTGCAGTTGCAAAGGCCCTTGCCGACGCAACCCATTCTGGCGCGATTACCATCATCGGCGGAGGCGATTCCGCTTCAGCCATAGTGAAGGCTGGGCTGGAAAAATCTGTAACGCATGTTTCAACCGGTGGCGGTGCAAGCTTAGAGTTTCTTGAAGGGAAAGTTCTTCCGGGAATTGCCGCTCTGAATGAAATGGAATAA
- a CDS encoding rhomboid family intramembrane serine protease, whose protein sequence is MRYNDEYRPGSGSFMLMPPAIKFILLATVGIFLLKFTILDDYLMYYGALWSFEDPRFQLWQPVSYLFLHGGLGHIFFNMLALWMFGMEIENYWGTRQFTIYYFTCGVGAALINLIATYGSGTPTVGASGAVYGVLLAFGMMFPERYIYLYFLLPIKAKYFVMIYIAFEFIGTFNTNSTVAHFAHLGGMIVGYIYIKVMQGEFPLQNWIERTFAESTLSSNKQSTRDIKRAQQERVDEILDKISRTGYESLSAEEKKILLDASKDDRS, encoded by the coding sequence ATGCGTTATAACGACGAATACAGACCGGGTAGTGGCAGTTTTATGTTGATGCCGCCGGCTATCAAATTTATTTTGCTTGCTACTGTAGGAATTTTTTTACTCAAGTTTACAATACTTGATGATTACTTAATGTACTACGGTGCCCTTTGGTCATTTGAAGACCCACGGTTTCAATTGTGGCAGCCGGTTTCTTACCTTTTTCTTCACGGCGGTTTAGGGCATATCTTTTTTAATATGCTTGCATTGTGGATGTTTGGAATGGAGATTGAAAACTATTGGGGAACACGCCAATTCACCATTTATTATTTTACTTGTGGTGTTGGCGCAGCGTTAATTAATCTCATTGCCACTTATGGCTCCGGTACGCCAACTGTTGGTGCATCGGGAGCGGTGTATGGTGTTTTGCTTGCTTTTGGTATGATGTTTCCGGAGCGCTACATCTATTTGTATTTCCTTCTTCCGATTAAAGCAAAATATTTTGTGATGATTTATATCGCTTTTGAATTCATCGGTACATTCAATACCAATAGTACGGTCGCACATTTTGCTCACTTGGGAGGAATGATTGTCGGGTATATCTACATCAAAGTGATGCAAGGTGAATTTCCACTTCAGAATTGGATTGAACGAACATTTGCGGAGTCAACGCTCAGTTCAAATAAGCAAAGCACACGTGATATAAAGCGTGCCCAACAAGAGCGCGTTGATGAGATTTTGGATAAGATTTCGCGGACGGGCTATGAATCTCTGAGTGCCGAAGAAAAGAAAATTCTCTTGGATGCCAGTAAAGACGACCGATCCTGA
- the recJ gene encoding single-stranded-DNA-specific exonuclease RecJ has protein sequence MKRFRYTLLKPDLPTVRRLSEEINVSEPIAAALVNRGITTFEEAKRFFRPDISQLHHPFLMKGMQDAVSRIITALKENESVMIYGDYDVDGTTGTSILYLFLQKIIPLIGSKSSVWYYINDRRSEGYGVAISGLENAVLIGASLVISVDCGITAIEPAQFCRENGIDFIICDHHQPPLDLPNAHTILNPKQEGCTYPFKELSGCGVAFKLMQALCIALELPMEYALEQLDYVALAAAADIVEMMDENRILMAEGLRQITARNPRPPLRALAVEAGLELGKSTSSSVVFTLAPRINAAGRLGHARDAIKWLTATTEEEAAPLAAILNEQNALRRELDKEIFQSAEKMAEMMLSIKPLSSLVLYNPDWHLGVIGIVASKIVERFYLPTIILTENRGVLKGSARSVSGVNIYQAISMAKTHLIQFGGHDFAAGLSLEIEKLDAFRNAFDAACDTLFPFEFRTPEIVIDAEVLLDMITPKFFQVLMQFEPYGPKNLKPVFLTKGVRPYQKPQLLKDLHLKMSFLDSSGRVFDAIGFNMPDQYKEISDGLEKNSKSTVQLVYSLEENEWNGQTKLQLRLRDARME, from the coding sequence ATGAAACGATTTCGATATACACTTCTTAAACCCGATTTGCCCACCGTTCGGCGCCTTTCGGAAGAAATCAATGTCAGTGAACCTATTGCGGCTGCTTTGGTAAACCGAGGTATTACAACCTTTGAAGAAGCAAAACGCTTTTTTAGGCCTGATATCAGTCAACTTCATCACCCTTTCTTAATGAAGGGAATGCAAGATGCTGTTTCAAGAATTATCACGGCATTGAAGGAAAATGAATCCGTGATGATTTATGGCGACTATGATGTTGATGGCACAACAGGAACTTCGATCCTTTATTTGTTTCTCCAAAAAATTATTCCTCTCATTGGCTCGAAATCTTCGGTTTGGTATTACATCAATGACCGCCGAAGTGAAGGGTATGGAGTTGCGATATCGGGATTAGAAAACGCCGTGCTTATCGGTGCAAGCCTTGTTATCTCTGTTGATTGTGGTATCACAGCCATTGAACCCGCGCAATTTTGCCGAGAAAACGGCATTGATTTTATTATTTGTGACCATCATCAACCCCCGTTAGATTTGCCCAATGCACATACCATCTTAAACCCAAAGCAAGAGGGTTGTACCTATCCATTCAAAGAACTTAGCGGATGCGGTGTCGCATTTAAACTTATGCAGGCACTTTGCATAGCGTTAGAGCTTCCAATGGAGTATGCACTCGAACAACTTGATTATGTTGCATTAGCTGCTGCTGCTGATATCGTTGAAATGATGGATGAAAACCGCATTTTAATGGCAGAAGGGTTAAGACAAATTACCGCTCGAAATCCGCGTCCCCCGCTACGGGCATTGGCCGTTGAAGCCGGTCTTGAACTCGGAAAATCAACAAGTTCAAGTGTTGTTTTTACACTTGCCCCACGAATCAACGCGGCCGGCAGACTTGGTCACGCACGTGATGCCATTAAATGGTTAACAGCTACAACCGAGGAAGAAGCGGCTCCACTTGCAGCGATTCTAAATGAACAAAATGCTTTACGGCGAGAGCTTGATAAAGAAATTTTTCAAAGCGCAGAGAAAATGGCTGAAATGATGCTTTCGATTAAGCCACTCTCTTCACTTGTCCTTTACAACCCCGATTGGCATTTAGGAGTTATCGGAATCGTTGCTTCAAAAATTGTTGAACGATTCTATTTACCCACTATTATCCTTACTGAAAACCGAGGCGTCTTAAAAGGCTCAGCAAGAAGTGTTTCTGGAGTTAATATTTACCAAGCGATTTCTATGGCAAAAACTCACCTCATTCAATTTGGAGGTCATGATTTTGCAGCCGGTCTTTCATTGGAAATTGAAAAACTCGATGCTTTTCGAAATGCTTTTGATGCTGCCTGCGATACCCTTTTCCCTTTTGAATTCCGCACACCTGAAATTGTTATTGACGCTGAAGTTTTGCTTGATATGATTACACCAAAGTTCTTTCAAGTACTCATGCAATTTGAACCCTATGGCCCCAAAAATTTAAAACCCGTTTTTCTCACAAAGGGCGTTCGCCCTTATCAAAAGCCACAGCTTTTGAAAGATTTACACTTGAAGATGAGTTTTTTAGACAGCTCGGGCCGGGTATTTGATGCCATTGGTTTTAATATGCCTGATCAGTATAAGGAAATTAGTGACGGGCTTGAGAAGAATTCAAAGTCAACAGTTCAATTGGTGTATTCATTAGAAGAAAATGAATGGAATGGGCAAACCAAACTCCAACTTCGCTTGCGTGATGCGCGGATGGAGTAA
- a CDS encoding dihydrofolate reductase family protein translates to MRNVILYIATTLDQFIAGPNDELDWLFSPDDFNTEDFTSTVDTVLLGRRTYEVMLKFGQTHYEGMHNFVFSHSLPHQKMVEVVRTPVADFVSQLKKSEGKSIWLVGGSEINTILLNAGLVDELILTVHPIYLNKGIPLFKPFDQNLHLSLLNSKSYPNGAVMLHYAVKK, encoded by the coding sequence ATGCGAAATGTCATTTTATATATCGCGACGACCCTTGATCAATTTATTGCCGGGCCAAATGATGAATTGGATTGGCTTTTTTCTCCTGATGATTTCAACACCGAAGACTTCACATCAACCGTTGATACGGTACTCTTGGGAAGAAGGACTTATGAAGTGATGCTTAAATTTGGTCAAACACATTATGAAGGCATGCACAACTTTGTTTTCTCGCATTCGCTACCTCATCAAAAAATGGTTGAAGTTGTTCGAACCCCTGTGGCTGATTTTGTTTCTCAACTAAAAAAATCTGAGGGAAAATCGATTTGGCTTGTTGGTGGTTCGGAAATCAATACAATTCTGCTAAACGCCGGTTTGGTTGACGAACTTATTCTGACCGTTCATCCAATTTACTTAAACAAAGGGATTCCACTGTTCAAGCCATTCGATCAAAACCTTCATCTTTCTCTTTTGAATTCAAAAAGCTATCCAAACGGAGCGGTTATGCTTCATTATGCAGTAAAAAAATAA
- a CDS encoding VOC family protein, with product MKHIILFLVLLANGITLFAQHNNQNPSSSTIKSIKKMKLNAGIITNKLKETKKFYTEVLNFGVTFENDFYLLLHTPENNAEISFLLPNHPSQQPVFHKAFEGAGVYLTIEVESVEAVYKEMKKTKIPIMVELRKEPWGDHHFAIQDPNGINIDIVTYNPPEK from the coding sequence ATGAAACACATCATTCTTTTTCTTGTTCTGTTGGCAAATGGAATCACACTTTTCGCTCAACATAACAATCAAAATCCTTCTTCTTCAACGATTAAATCAATAAAAAAAATGAAACTCAATGCAGGAATCATTACGAACAAACTAAAAGAGACAAAAAAATTTTACACCGAAGTTCTGAATTTCGGGGTCACTTTTGAAAATGATTTTTACCTCCTATTACATACTCCCGAAAATAACGCTGAAATTAGCTTTCTCTTACCAAATCACCCCTCGCAACAACCCGTATTTCATAAAGCATTTGAAGGAGCCGGGGTTTATTTGACAATTGAGGTTGAAAGTGTTGAGGCTGTTTACAAAGAAATGAAAAAAACAAAAATTCCGATTATGGTTGAGCTAAGAAAGGAACCGTGGGGAGATCATCATTTTGCCATTCAAGATCCTAATGGTATTAATATTGATATCGTAACCTACAACCCGCCGGAAAAATAG